A section of the Neisseria dumasiana genome encodes:
- a CDS encoding IS1595 family transposase — protein MKITHCKLKKSLQRKLLEYFVLEVTARSAADILGIQPNTAILFYRKIRLVISHHLALEADQVFEGTIELDESYFGGKRKGKRGRGAAGKVVVFGILKRGGKVYTVVVNNARKESLFPVITRKITPDSVVYTDCLSSYDVLDVSGFHHHRINHSKKFADRHNHINGIENFWNQAKRVLRKYNGIDRKSFPLFLKECEFRFNFGTPKQQLKTLRLWCGV, from the coding sequence ATGAAGATAACCCACTGTAAGTTAAAGAAGAGTCTGCAAAGAAAACTGCTTGAATATTTTGTATTGGAGGTAACCGCACGTTCTGCTGCCGATATCTTGGGTATTCAGCCCAATACGGCTATTCTCTTCTACCGTAAAATCCGTCTTGTTATCAGCCATCATTTGGCTTTGGAAGCAGATCAGGTTTTTGAGGGCACTATAGAATTGGATGAGAGCTATTTCGGCGGTAAGCGTAAAGGAAAGCGCGGTAGGGGAGCAGCAGGTAAAGTGGTGGTTTTCGGTATCCTTAAACGTGGAGGTAAGGTTTATACGGTTGTAGTGAATAATGCCCGAAAGGAAAGTTTATTTCCTGTTATTACAAGGAAAATTACACCTGATAGCGTAGTTTATACGGACTGCCTGAGCAGTTACGACGTGTTGGATGTCAGCGGTTTTCACCATCACAGGATTAATCACAGCAAAAAGTTTGCCGACCGACACAACCATATCAACGGCATTGAGAATTTTTGGAATCAGGCGAAACGTGTCTTGCGCAAATACAACGGAATTGACCGAAAATCTTTTCCTCTGTTCTTGAAAGAATGTGAGTTTCGTTTTAACTTCGGGACACCAAAGCAGCAGTTAAAAACTTTGCGGCTTTGGTGTGGTGTTTAG
- a CDS encoding single-stranded DNA-binding protein: MSSLNKVILIGNLGRDPEVRYMPNGEAVCNFSIATSETWNDRNSGQRQERTEWHNITLYRRLAEVAGQYLRKGSSVYIEGRIQSRKYIGKDGIERTAYDIIGNEMKMLGSRSSGSAEYDNSQGGYQQSAPQQQHYQSAPPAYQPEAPAAPPAAPRRQTPATPAAPVDDIDDDIPF, translated from the coding sequence ATGTCATCATTGAATAAAGTGATTTTAATCGGCAACTTAGGGCGGGATCCCGAAGTACGCTACATGCCCAACGGTGAAGCCGTGTGCAATTTCAGCATAGCCACCAGCGAAACATGGAACGACCGCAACAGCGGCCAACGCCAAGAACGCACAGAATGGCACAACATTACACTTTACCGCCGTCTGGCAGAAGTGGCCGGCCAGTATCTGCGCAAAGGCAGCTCGGTATATATAGAAGGCCGCATCCAAAGCCGCAAATATATAGGCAAAGACGGAATCGAACGTACCGCTTACGATATCATCGGCAACGAGATGAAAATGCTAGGTTCGCGTAGCAGCGGCTCGGCAGAGTATGACAACAGCCAAGGAGGCTATCAACAATCCGCACCTCAGCAACAGCATTATCAAAGTGCTCCCCCGGCTTACCAGCCAGAAGCACCAGCCGCTCCGCCTGCCGCTCCCCGCCGCCAAACTCCAGCCACACCTGCGGCACCCGTTGATGATATTGATGACGATATTCCGTTCTGA